CGCATGAAACGGACCGAAATGAGCGTACCCTTCGGGAGGAGCCGTATCCTCCTGGTGGATGATGAAGCTGAAATTCTGGTCGCGCTGACCGATCTGCTGGAAGACGAATTCGATATTCTCTCCAGTACAGACCCGCTGGAGGCGCTCGAATTCCTGCGCAAGTCACCCGATATCGCGGTGATTGTCTCCGATCAGCGCATGCCCAACATGACGGGCGATGTGATGCTGAGCAAGGCGCGGGACTATTCCGATGCGCGTGGAATTCTCCTGACCGGTTATGCCGATCTGGCCGCCGTGGTTGCCGCCCTCAATCAGGGCAGGATCCAGTTTTATGCCCACAAGCCGTGGGAATCCGACTCACTGCGCGCGATGGTGCGTGAGGTTGCAGCCCATCACCGCCTCGAGCGGGCATTGATGATGGAGCGCGTGCTTTTGCATGGCGCACTGGAATCGGTGCCGATGGATGTCGTGTTTTCTGAGGCCGATGGCACGGTACTGCGCCACAATATCGAGGTCGAGGTCACGCCGGATAGCAGGGGCGATATCGCTGAGGACTCCCTGTTCAACGATGCCCTTCGACCCGATATCGCCGCCATGCGTGAGGAGACCCGAAGCGAGGGCGAGGTCTCGCGGCTGGTGTCGGAGCATACGGCTGACGGGGTGAGGTGGCACGAGATCACGCGCCAGACCCTGCCCTGGCCGCGCAATGCGCTGGGTGTCCCTTTCCCGAGCGCGCAGCGTTGGCAGATGATGCTCGACCGGGACGTGACAGAGCGCCTCGCGATGGAGGAGCGCCTGCGTCAGGATGACAAGATGCATGCTCTTGGCACACTCGCCGGGGGGATTGCGCATGACTTCAACAACCTGCTGACCGCCATGCTGGGCTCGCTCGAATTGCTGCAGGACATGACCCCTGCGGTAAACCCGACCGTGACCAAGCTTTTCGACAATGCCCTTGAATCGGCCCGTCGCGGTACGGTTCTGACCCGCCGTCTGCTCGAATTCGGCCGGCCGAAACCCATGGCGCTGCGTCCGGTCAATCTGGTCGAGATGATCTGGAGCATGCACGACCTGATCGTGCAGAGCCTGAGCCGGGCAAGCGATCTGCGCGGCGAAACGGGCCGTTGCACGATCGATCTCTCTGCCGTGCCGCGAGATCTGGTCATGCCCCCCG
The sequence above is drawn from the Asaia bogorensis NBRC 16594 genome and encodes:
- a CDS encoding response regulator, whose amino-acid sequence is MKRTEMSVPFGRSRILLVDDEAEILVALTDLLEDEFDILSSTDPLEALEFLRKSPDIAVIVSDQRMPNMTGDVMLSKARDYSDARGILLTGYADLAAVVAALNQGRIQFYAHKPWESDSLRAMVREVAAHHRLERALMMERVLLHGALESVPMDVVFSEADGTVLRHNIEVEVTPDSRGDIAEDSLFNDALRPDIAAMREETRSEGEVSRLVSEHTADGVRWHEITRQTLPWPRNALGVPFPSAQRWQMMLDRDVTERLAMEERLRQDDKMHALGTLAGGIAHDFNNLLTAMLGSLELLQDMTPAVNPTVTKLFDNALESARRGTVLTRRLLEFGRPKPMALRPVNLVEMIWSMHDLIVQSLSRASDLRGETGRCTIDLSAVPRDLVMPPVMSDSGQLEMALLNLCINARDAMPDGGVISIALSHEAHAPEGERVVLSVDDQGCGMPPEIVRRIFEPFFTTKGLGSGTGLGLSTIYGFLQRSGGDIRVESTPGEGTRMIMLLPVSHEATAGAQQEAVEVVSGPRKLRVLLADDEPGVRLVTAQFLSQDGHEVISVADGKDVIACLAAGEHFDLVVLDLLMPGMGGRECGAILAEKYPALPVLYVSGYADPENLPADAFVLGKPFTPVELRQAIATTLRNWA